Proteins encoded in a region of the Pseudomonas sp. PDNC002 genome:
- a CDS encoding BCCT family transporter: protein MSTDRLVTARPTKDLTLIFTSILVIALTVVGLMTFPDQAKVLADQLFNGATKTFGSLVQLLGFACVLLIVWLGLSKYGNIRLGEGRPEYSNTSWVFMFICAGLGSATMYWAFMEWAYYYLTPGLDIAASSKQALEFSIAYSFFHWGVTPWAIYGIASLAMAYHFHVRRNKGLSLAAVIEAITGFKAQGPVGRVIDLIFLFATFGGLVLTTTLTTSTVAKGLSDLTGIADGFALKALLVLLVTVVFSLSSYIGIASGMQRLAKLACGLTLAFALVVLLVGPTLFSIGNITNAIGLTLQNFIHMSLSTDPTGSGEFSRGWTVFYWLYWITYTPGVAIFVTRVSRGRTIREVVLAMILGGCGGCWFFFGSLQSFAIHQFIAGVVDAPAMLSGAGGEAAVSLLLSSLPLGKLFSVVYFLLMLVFLASHLDAVAYTVAATSTRNLREGEDPSPSLRLFWCLMLAALPLAMLYINASLNTLKTAVILTAIPFIFILMVKIWGLLRWLREDYSGLSAQAISEQSRRLAAAEPVPLASAPGVPAAVEVTA from the coding sequence ATGTCGACTGATAGGCTCGTCACTGCCAGGCCCACCAAGGACCTGACCCTGATCTTCACCAGCATCCTGGTGATCGCCTTGACGGTGGTCGGCTTGATGACCTTCCCCGACCAGGCGAAGGTGTTGGCGGATCAACTGTTCAACGGCGCGACCAAGACCTTCGGCTCGCTGGTACAACTGCTCGGCTTCGCCTGCGTGCTGCTGATCGTCTGGCTCGGCCTGAGCAAGTACGGCAACATCCGCCTGGGCGAGGGCCGCCCGGAATACAGCAACACCAGTTGGGTGTTCATGTTCATCTGCGCCGGCCTCGGCTCGGCCACCATGTACTGGGCGTTCATGGAGTGGGCTTACTACTACCTGACGCCGGGCCTGGACATCGCCGCGTCCAGCAAGCAGGCGCTGGAATTCAGCATTGCCTACTCCTTCTTCCACTGGGGCGTGACGCCCTGGGCGATCTATGGCATCGCGTCGCTGGCCATGGCCTATCACTTCCATGTACGGCGCAACAAAGGTCTCAGCCTGGCGGCGGTGATCGAGGCGATCACCGGCTTCAAGGCCCAGGGTCCGGTTGGTCGCGTCATCGATCTGATCTTCCTGTTCGCCACCTTCGGTGGACTGGTGCTGACCACCACCCTGACCACCTCCACGGTAGCCAAGGGCCTCTCCGACCTCACCGGCATCGCCGACGGATTTGCCCTCAAGGCCCTGCTGGTACTGCTGGTGACGGTGGTGTTCTCGCTCAGCTCCTACATCGGCATCGCCTCCGGCATGCAGCGCCTCGCCAAGCTCGCCTGCGGCCTGACGCTGGCGTTCGCGCTGGTGGTCCTGCTGGTGGGGCCGACGCTGTTCAGCATCGGCAACATCACCAATGCCATCGGCCTGACGCTGCAGAATTTCATCCACATGAGCCTGTCCACCGACCCCACCGGCAGCGGTGAATTCTCCCGTGGCTGGACGGTGTTCTACTGGCTGTACTGGATCACCTACACCCCCGGCGTCGCCATTTTCGTTACCCGCGTCTCCCGCGGCCGGACCATCCGCGAAGTGGTGCTGGCGATGATCCTCGGCGGTTGCGGCGGCTGCTGGTTCTTCTTCGGCAGCCTGCAGAGCTTCGCCATCCACCAGTTCATCGCCGGAGTCGTCGACGCGCCGGCGATGCTCAGTGGCGCAGGCGGTGAGGCGGCGGTCTCGTTGCTGTTGAGCAGCCTGCCGCTGGGCAAACTGTTCTCGGTGGTGTACTTCCTGCTGATGCTGGTTTTCCTGGCGTCGCACCTCGACGCCGTGGCCTACACCGTGGCGGCCACCAGCACCCGCAACCTGCGCGAAGGCGAAGATCCTTCACCGAGCCTGCGCCTGTTCTGGTGCCTCATGCTCGCCGCTCTGCCGCTGGCGATGCTCTACATCAACGCCTCGCTGAACACCCTGAAGACCGCCGTGATCCTCACTGCGATCCCGTTCATCTTCATCCTCATGGTGAAGATATGGGGCCTGCTGCGTTGGCTGCGCGAGGATTACAGCGGCCTGTCCGCGCAGGCCATCAGTGAGCAGTCGCGTCGCCTGGCCGCCGCCGAACCGGTGCCGCTGGCCAGTGCGCCGGGCGTGCCCGCTGCCGTGGAAGTCACTGCATGA
- a CDS encoding mandelate racemase/muconate lactonizing enzyme family protein: protein MKIVEVEAIWLRVPALDQPCEWGEDALIVRIHTDTGLVGIGETDSSPAVVKALIETPASHETCQGLRQVLLGENPLEIDRLWKKMYRQTEYVGRRGAGIHAISALDIALWDIAGQHYGVPVHTLLGGKYRERIPAYGTFIPRATDAANRDLVGSLLAQGLRSIKLGGGGFGENPERDKRLLRLVREAIGAEVQLQIDLVGRWGNAAHALAQCDALREFNLGWIEEPLPADDARGLAYLAEHAGIPVSGGEGLATRHEFRDFLERTRPAIVQPDITRCGGISEMRHIHELARQHGARLVPHGFSTGILLAATTHFLAVCEFGDLIEYSQSDSPLFRGLVKNLLPLVDGQVPVPDEPGLGIVLDEAMLERYRVR, encoded by the coding sequence ATGAAGATCGTCGAAGTAGAAGCCATCTGGCTGCGCGTGCCGGCCCTCGACCAGCCGTGCGAGTGGGGAGAGGATGCGCTGATCGTGCGCATCCACACCGATACCGGCCTGGTCGGTATCGGTGAAACGGACAGCTCACCCGCGGTGGTCAAGGCGCTGATCGAAACCCCGGCGTCCCATGAAACCTGCCAGGGCCTGCGCCAGGTCCTGCTGGGCGAGAACCCGCTGGAGATCGACCGTCTGTGGAAGAAGATGTACCGGCAGACGGAGTACGTCGGCCGGCGCGGAGCCGGTATCCACGCCATCAGTGCGCTGGACATCGCACTGTGGGACATCGCCGGGCAGCACTACGGCGTGCCGGTCCACACCCTGCTCGGTGGCAAGTACCGCGAGCGCATTCCGGCCTATGGCACGTTCATTCCGCGTGCCACCGACGCCGCCAACCGAGACCTCGTGGGCAGCCTGCTGGCGCAGGGGCTGCGCAGTATCAAGCTGGGCGGTGGCGGCTTTGGCGAGAACCCGGAGCGGGACAAGCGCCTGCTCCGACTGGTGCGCGAGGCGATCGGCGCCGAGGTGCAGTTGCAGATCGATCTGGTCGGTCGCTGGGGCAATGCCGCCCACGCCCTGGCGCAGTGCGATGCACTGCGCGAGTTCAACCTGGGCTGGATCGAGGAGCCCTTGCCCGCGGACGATGCGCGGGGGCTGGCCTATCTCGCCGAGCATGCCGGGATACCGGTGTCCGGCGGGGAGGGCCTGGCCACCCGTCACGAGTTCAGAGATTTTCTCGAACGCACGCGGCCCGCCATCGTGCAGCCGGACATCACCCGTTGTGGTGGCATCAGTGAGATGCGCCACATCCATGAACTTGCCCGCCAGCACGGTGCGCGCCTGGTGCCGCATGGTTTCAGTACCGGCATCCTGCTGGCGGCGACCACGCATTTCCTCGCGGTCTGCGAGTTCGGTGACCTGATCGAGTACTCGCAGAGCGACAGTCCGTTGTTCCGTGGCCTGGTGAAGAACCTGCTGCCGTTGGTGGACGGGCAGGTGCCTGTGCCTGACGAGCCGGGCCTGGGCATCGTGCTCGACGAAGCGATGCTTGAACGCTATCGGGTCCGGTGA
- a CDS encoding LysR substrate-binding domain-containing protein, translated as MNDASDSLALTRLPHLSLLLAFRTVADQGNFTRAAELLHLSQSAVSQQVVKLEESLGVQLFARSTRAVELTQAGIELLAGIDAPLSQLMAALDRSARRGEPAVLHIEAEPVMSAFWLTPRLKLFTRHFPELRIQQLLTTQRVEFPEQVELAIKWGGPDWPGFDAEFLMGLNYVPVCAPALLTALPPLREPADLARQPLLHDRNQDDWKSWQALHPEIPLRLDRGHVVTDSNVLAQMAIEGYGIALCAVELIERPLRSGELVMPFPDMVMRHPLAYYLLTRRQKPLSDTARRFSDWLKGEAASA; from the coding sequence ATGAATGACGCCAGCGACTCGCTTGCCCTCACCCGCCTGCCGCACCTGAGCCTGCTGCTGGCATTCAGGACCGTGGCCGACCAGGGCAATTTCACCCGCGCGGCCGAGCTGCTGCATCTGTCGCAATCGGCGGTGAGCCAACAGGTGGTCAAGCTGGAAGAATCACTGGGCGTGCAGTTGTTCGCCCGTTCCACTCGCGCCGTCGAACTCACCCAGGCCGGCATCGAACTGCTCGCCGGTATCGACGCGCCCTTGTCGCAGTTGATGGCAGCACTCGACCGCAGCGCCCGGCGCGGCGAGCCCGCGGTCCTGCATATCGAAGCAGAGCCGGTGATGAGCGCCTTCTGGTTGACGCCGCGGCTGAAGCTGTTCACCCGTCACTTTCCGGAGCTGCGCATCCAGCAGCTCCTGACCACCCAGCGCGTGGAATTCCCCGAGCAGGTGGAACTGGCGATCAAGTGGGGCGGCCCCGATTGGCCGGGCTTCGACGCCGAATTTCTGATGGGGCTGAACTACGTGCCGGTCTGCGCCCCTGCCCTGCTCACAGCCCTGCCGCCGCTGCGCGAACCGGCGGACCTGGCCCGCCAGCCGCTGCTGCACGACCGCAACCAGGACGACTGGAAGAGCTGGCAGGCGCTGCACCCGGAAATCCCCTTGCGCCTGGACCGCGGCCATGTGGTCACCGACTCCAACGTGCTCGCGCAGATGGCCATCGAAGGCTACGGCATCGCCCTCTGCGCCGTGGAGCTGATCGAGCGGCCGTTGCGCAGCGGCGAACTGGTGATGCCCTTCCCCGACATGGTCATGCGCCATCCGCTTGCCTACTACCTGCTGACACGCCGGCAGAAGCCGCTGAGCGATACCGCTCGGCGCTTCAGCGACTGGCTCAAGGGCGAAGCCGCCAGCGCCTGA